From the genome of Cytobacillus firmus, one region includes:
- the rsmG gene encoding 16S rRNA (guanine(527)-N(7))-methyltransferase RsmG: MNTEQFTEMLAAKGIALSPQQLQQYDTYYSTLVEWNEKMNLTAITEKEDVYLKHFYDSISAAFYFDFSQPLTVCDVGAGAGFPSIPIKIAFPGLHITIVDSLNKRIGFLEHLAKKLGLENVRFIHDRAETFGQNKEYRESFDVVTARAVARLSVLSELCLPLAKTGGTFVAMKGASAKEELDAGKKAVSVLGGKLVDSHTFTLPEEESERNILIIKKEKSTPKKYPRKPGTPNKTPIE; this comes from the coding sequence ATGAATACCGAACAATTTACTGAAATGCTGGCGGCGAAGGGGATTGCCCTTTCGCCACAGCAATTGCAGCAATATGACACCTACTATTCCACTCTGGTGGAATGGAATGAAAAAATGAATTTAACAGCCATTACGGAAAAGGAAGATGTGTATTTAAAGCACTTCTATGACTCCATTAGCGCGGCTTTTTACTTTGATTTCAGCCAGCCGCTAACGGTCTGTGATGTCGGGGCGGGGGCAGGCTTCCCGAGCATACCGATTAAAATTGCTTTTCCGGGTTTACATATTACGATTGTTGACTCGCTTAATAAGCGCATTGGTTTTCTGGAGCATTTGGCGAAGAAGCTTGGGCTTGAGAATGTCCGCTTTATCCATGACCGTGCGGAAACCTTTGGACAGAACAAGGAATACCGCGAGTCTTTTGATGTTGTGACAGCAAGAGCTGTAGCCAGATTATCCGTTTTAAGCGAGCTTTGTCTGCCGCTGGCGAAAACTGGAGGCACATTTGTGGCCATGAAGGGTGCCAGTGCAAAGGAAGAACTGGATGCCGGCAAAAAGGCCGTCTCGGTGCTGGGCGGAAAACTTGTGGATTCCCACACGTTCACGCTGCCTGAGGAAGAAAGTGAGCGCAATATTCTAATCATAAAAAAAGAAAAGAGCACTCCTAAAAAGTACCCGCGAAAGCCGGGGACACCCAATAAAACACCAATTGAATAG